The Sphingobacteriales bacterium DNA segment GGTTGCAAGAGAGTTGAGAGATAAAGATTTTATGAAAATTATTTCATTAGCACCAGAAGTATTATAACATGAGCACACAAGCACAAAAGCGTTTTGCGCCGAAATTAAAAATAAAAAAAGGAGATACGGTCGTTGTGATCGCCGGGGAATATCGCGGTAAAAGCGGCAAGGTACTCGAAGTATATCCTAAGGAAAACCGTGCATTGGTGGAAGGTATCCGGATCATATCCCGCCATACCAAACCAAATGCACAGAATCAACAGGGTGGTATCGTAAAGAAAGAATCACCCATCCACATCTCTAACCTTATGGTGTCTGTAGGCGGAAAGGCTACACGCATAGGCAGAAAAGTGGAAGAAGGAAAATCAGTTAGAATCGCTAAAACAACAGGGGAGGTAATTAAATAATGAGCTACATTCCTACACTCAAGAAGAAATATACTGGCGAAGTTGTACCGGCTTTGATGTCAAAGTACAATTACAAATCAGTAATGCAGGTACCTAAATTGGTTAAGATAGTAATCAACCAGGGAGTTGGCGCTGCCGTTGGAGACAAGAAACTGATAGATAACGCAGTCGATGAGATCTCAAGGATCGCAGGACAAAAAGCGGTGTCTACCAAATCTAAGAAAGCTATCTCCAACTTCAAACTAAGAGAAGACTTACCAATCGGGGTTCGTGTAACATTACGCGGCGAAAGAATGTATGAGTTTCTGGAAAGATTGATGGCGGTGGCATTGCCACAGGTGCGTGATTTCAAAGGTATAAACGACAAATCGTTTGACGGAAGGGGAAATTATACGTTAGGTATAACGGAACATATCATCTTCCCGGAAATCGATATCGACAAAATATCCCGTATCAGCGGTATGGACATCACATTTGTTACATCAGCGAATACGGATGATGAAGCACATGCATTATTAAAAGAAATTGGTTTACCATTTAAGAAAAAATAGAATATGGCAAAAGAATCCATGAAAGCACGCGACGCGAAGCGTTTGAAATTAATAAACAAGTACAAAGCTAAGCGTGAGCAACTGAAAAAAGCAGGCGACTACGCTGCGTTGGACAAGCTTCCTAAAAATGCATCTCCCGTTCGTTACAGAAACAGATGCAAGTTAACCGGACGTCCCCGTGGTTACATCGGCTTCTTCGGCTTATCCAGAATTCAATTCAGGGATTTGGCGAGCTACGGAAAAATCCCGGGATTAACCAAAGCAAGCTGGTAAGAAAGAAAAATAATTTTAAA contains these protein-coding regions:
- the rpsN gene encoding 30S ribosomal protein S14, whose protein sequence is MAKESMKARDAKRLKLINKYKAKREQLKKAGDYAALDKLPKNASPVRYRNRCKLTGRPRGYIGFFGLSRIQFRDLASYGKIPGLTKASW
- the rplE gene encoding 50S ribosomal protein L5 produces the protein MPTLKKKYTGEVVPALMSKYNYKSVMQVPKLVKIVINQGVGAAVGDKKLIDNAVDEISRIAGQKAVSTKSKKAISNFKLREDLPIGVRVTLRGERMYEFLERLMAVALPQVRDFKGINDKSFDGRGNYTLGITEHIIFPEIDIDKISRISGMDITFVTSANTDDEAHALLKEIGLPFKKK
- the rplX gene encoding 50S ribosomal protein L24, with the protein product MSTQAQKRFAPKLKIKKGDTVVVIAGEYRGKSGKVLEVYPKENRALVEGIRIISRHTKPNAQNQQGGIVKKESPIHISNLMVSVGGKATRIGRKVEEGKSVRIAKTTGEVIK